The Fusobacterium necrophorum subsp. necrophorum genome has a window encoding:
- a CDS encoding FAD-I family protein, translating to MIKTFFVILSMLSFVGCSNSQVESQKDQLQRLLKLSEQKSQLQLKQNEEKEKDIQEIAQHTENNKQDNTEDEKKLSNKKEDPHAGKSNGQIILYEMQRVAQQMDSLQEQLTHYRDANEKLLLQKHNLLQLERINNAGL from the coding sequence ATGATTAAAACTTTTTTTGTCATCTTATCCATGCTCTCTTTCGTTGGATGTTCCAATTCTCAAGTAGAATCTCAGAAGGACCAACTTCAAAGACTTTTAAAACTTTCTGAACAAAAATCTCAATTACAACTCAAACAAAACGAAGAGAAAGAAAAAGATATTCAAGAAATCGCGCAACACACAGAAAATAATAAACAAGATAATACAGAGGATGAAAAAAAACTTTCCAATAAAAAAGAAGACCCTCATGCAGGGAAATCCAACGGACAAATTATCCTCTATGAAATGCAGCGTGTTGCCCAACAAATGGATTCTTTACAAGAACAACTTACCCATTATCGAGACGCAAATGAAAAATTACTACTGCAAAAACATAATTTACTCCAATTAGAGCGTATCAATAATGCCGGCTTATAA
- a CDS encoding peptidylprolyl isomerase yields MELVHNLLLKKAKEESYSALEIEQVLRAQEEVLIQFYLDRKTNQRLQNFSIDEDSLKKIFQQNQLRYQIEEKVKLDTIFIRNAQKAREVFKNTKLENFQEQKNKYNERKEDIPQWIPVSSLHPMIYSSIQNLKKGKLAKELVEFEGGAHILYLIDRDPPREASYEEAKETLISELKQNAFQNLQRQLIEEMIQEPKTLEHTLSDNLQIQQEEKHD; encoded by the coding sequence ATGGAATTAGTACATAACTTATTATTAAAAAAAGCAAAAGAAGAAAGTTACTCAGCGCTAGAAATAGAACAAGTCCTAAGAGCCCAAGAAGAGGTCTTGATTCAATTCTACTTGGATCGAAAAACCAATCAACGTTTACAGAACTTTTCTATAGACGAAGATTCCCTAAAAAAAATCTTTCAACAAAATCAACTCAGGTATCAAATCGAAGAAAAAGTAAAACTAGATACCATTTTTATTAGAAATGCTCAAAAAGCAAGAGAAGTGTTCAAAAATACAAAACTTGAGAATTTTCAAGAGCAAAAAAACAAATACAATGAAAGGAAAGAAGATATTCCTCAATGGATCCCTGTTTCCTCTTTACATCCTATGATCTATTCTTCCATTCAGAATTTGAAAAAAGGTAAATTGGCAAAAGAGCTTGTCGAGTTTGAAGGAGGAGCACATATCCTCTATTTGATCGATAGAGACCCCCCAAGAGAAGCAAGCTATGAGGAAGCAAAAGAAACCCTTATTTCCGAACTTAAGCAAAATGCCTTTCAAAATCTTCAAAGACAACTTATAGAAGAAATGATTCAAGAACCAAAAACTTTAGAACATACTTTATCCGATAATTTACAAATACAACAGGAGGAAAAACATGATTAA
- a CDS encoding lipoprotein yields MKKIYLLVATFAFLLTACSQIQTTTSQHQEALQLMEKKRKFYQKLEEEKMRQEAQLAKQKELEEIRLRKEQDPKEIERKRLEEERKKEQELLKNMTPEERLYYRIEKAHGKVEQMLEQAQKIRQEEIDNEAEKKELETKFNAIIGD; encoded by the coding sequence ATGAAAAAAATATACTTACTAGTTGCTACCTTTGCATTCTTGCTAACTGCATGTAGCCAAATCCAAACCACAACTTCACAACATCAAGAAGCTTTGCAATTAATGGAGAAAAAGAGAAAGTTTTATCAAAAATTAGAGGAAGAAAAAATGAGGCAGGAAGCTCAACTTGCCAAACAAAAAGAACTTGAAGAAATCAGATTACGAAAGGAACAAGATCCAAAAGAAATTGAAAGAAAACGTTTGGAAGAAGAAAGAAAAAAAGAACAAGAATTATTAAAAAATATGACTCCTGAAGAAAGATTGTATTACAGAATCGAAAAAGCGCATGGGAAGGTAGAACAAATGTTAGAACAAGCCCAAAAAATAAGACAAGAGGAAATTGATAATGAAGCAGAAAAAAAAGAATTGGAAACAAAATTTAATGCAATTATAGGAGATTAA
- a CDS encoding adhesion protein FadA yields MRKMGSMLGILLLSSLVFAEETVSLGIQDLEKEYHDLLQQEKNRFQEEKELSEKAEKKIVQLEQLKEEIQSRFVDVEKEREGRFFQKDFDQLIKKYEEYIKRVESEINKNQEIVHQFKTIQAIY; encoded by the coding sequence ATGAGAAAGATGGGGAGTATGTTAGGAATACTATTGCTTTCGTCACTGGTATTTGCAGAAGAAACTGTATCTTTAGGAATACAGGATTTGGAAAAAGAGTATCATGATTTATTGCAACAGGAAAAAAATCGTTTTCAAGAAGAGAAGGAACTTTCGGAAAAGGCAGAGAAGAAAATTGTACAGTTGGAACAGTTGAAAGAAGAAATTCAATCTAGATTCGTAGATGTTGAAAAAGAAAGGGAAGGGAGATTCTTTCAAAAAGACTTTGACCAGCTAATAAAAAAATATGAGGAGTATATCAAAAGAGTAGAGTCCGAAATCAATAAAAATCAAGAAATCGTACATCAGTTTAAGACAATACAAGCCATTTATTAA
- a CDS encoding TetR/AcrR family transcriptional regulator, with translation MGRDVLFNKNQILKAAFLVFKHNGVDKFTIRNIAAALDSSTSPIYYHFKSLGDLENAMVGEILELFLNPIKKYENYYSYENLSVAFALFSIKHRKLFKAIFLTSSPKLGNPIREKMYDALSAILSKDQTFDWEKDRGDLFFSDGLALRFYNSFEEYQTEEEMEEKIRELLQLRKK, from the coding sequence TTGGGGCGAGATGTACTTTTTAATAAAAACCAGATTTTAAAAGCGGCATTTCTTGTTTTTAAACATAATGGAGTCGACAAGTTCACAATTCGTAATATTGCAGCAGCTTTAGATTCTTCTACTTCTCCTATCTATTATCATTTCAAATCTTTAGGTGATTTGGAAAATGCTATGGTAGGGGAAATTCTAGAATTGTTTTTGAATCCTATAAAAAAATATGAAAATTATTATAGTTATGAAAATTTAAGTGTTGCTTTTGCACTTTTTTCAATAAAACATCGTAAATTGTTTAAAGCTATTTTTTTAACTTCAAGCCCAAAATTGGGAAATCCGATTCGTGAAAAAATGTATGATGCTCTGAGTGCGATTTTGAGTAAAGATCAGACATTCGACTGGGAGAAAGATAGAGGGGATTTATTCTTTAGTGATGGTTTGGCATTACGATTTTACAATTCTTTTGAGGAGTATCAGACAGAGGAAGAGATGGAGGAAAAAATCAGAGAACTATTACAGCTTAGAAAAAAATAA
- the dnaK gene encoding molecular chaperone DnaK, giving the protein MAKIIGIDLGTTNSCVAIMEGGSATIIPNAEGARTTPSVVNIKDNGETIVGEIAKRQAVTNPNSTVSSIKTHMGSDYKVEIFGKKYTPQEISAKTLQKLKKDAEAYLGEEVKEAVITVPAYFTDAQRQATKDAGTIAGLEVKRIINEPTAAALAYGLEKKKEEKVLVFDLGGGTFDVSILEIADGVIEVISTAGNNHLGGDDFDKKIIDWMVAEFKKETGLDLSNDKMAYQRLKDAAEKAKKELSTMMETPISLPFITMDATGPKHLEMKLTRAKFNDLTRDLVEATQGPTKTALSDAGLQPGEINEVLLVGGSTRIPAVQEWVESYFGKKPNKGINPDEVVAAGAAIQGGVLMGDVKDVLLLDVTPLSLGIETLGGVFTKMIEKNTTIPVKKAQVYSTAVDNQPAVTINVLQGERSRAADNHKLGEFNLEGIPAAPRGVPQIEVTFDIDANGIVHVSAKDLGTGKENKVTISGSTNLSKEEIDRMTKEAEANAAEDKKFEELVAARNQADMLISSTEKSMKDHADKLGEEDKKNIEAAMEDLKKVKDGDSKEAIDQAVEKLSQAAHKFAEELYKDAQAQAQQQGAAGSASGNNNEDVAEAEVVD; this is encoded by the coding sequence ATGGCTAAAATTATAGGAATTGACTTAGGAACTACCAACTCATGTGTAGCAATTATGGAAGGAGGAAGTGCAACCATTATTCCGAATGCGGAAGGAGCGAGAACCACTCCCTCAGTCGTGAATATTAAGGACAACGGGGAAACCATTGTAGGAGAAATTGCAAAAAGACAAGCGGTAACCAATCCGAATTCCACAGTAAGTTCTATTAAAACACATATGGGATCTGATTATAAGGTGGAGATTTTCGGGAAAAAATATACTCCACAAGAAATTTCCGCAAAAACATTACAAAAATTAAAAAAAGATGCGGAAGCTTACTTGGGAGAAGAAGTGAAAGAAGCGGTGATTACAGTACCGGCTTATTTCACGGACGCACAAAGACAAGCGACAAAAGATGCAGGAACCATTGCGGGATTGGAAGTAAAAAGAATTATCAACGAACCGACAGCGGCCGCTTTGGCATATGGTTTGGAAAAGAAAAAAGAAGAAAAAGTATTGGTATTTGACTTAGGAGGGGGAACTTTTGACGTATCTATCTTGGAAATTGCGGACGGGGTCATTGAAGTTATTTCTACGGCAGGAAACAACCATTTAGGAGGAGACGATTTTGATAAGAAAATCATTGACTGGATGGTAGCAGAATTTAAAAAAGAAACAGGATTGGATTTGTCCAATGATAAAATGGCTTACCAAAGATTGAAAGATGCTGCGGAAAAAGCGAAAAAAGAATTGTCAACAATGATGGAAACTCCAATTTCTTTACCATTCATCACAATGGACGCAACAGGACCAAAACACTTGGAAATGAAATTGACTCGTGCAAAATTCAATGACTTGACAAGAGATTTGGTAGAGGCAACACAAGGACCTACCAAAACAGCTTTATCCGATGCAGGATTGCAACCGGGAGAAATTAATGAAGTATTGTTAGTAGGGGGATCTACCAGAATTCCGGCTGTGCAAGAATGGGTAGAATCTTACTTTGGAAAGAAACCAAACAAGGGAATCAATCCGGATGAAGTGGTTGCAGCAGGAGCAGCGATTCAAGGTGGAGTGTTGATGGGAGATGTCAAAGATGTCTTATTGTTGGATGTCACTCCATTATCTCTGGGAATTGAAACTTTGGGTGGAGTCTTTACGAAGATGATTGAAAAGAACACCACCATTCCGGTGAAGAAAGCTCAAGTGTATTCTACAGCTGTGGACAATCAACCGGCAGTTACCATTAACGTATTGCAAGGAGAACGATCGAGAGCAGCGGATAACCATAAATTAGGAGAATTCAACTTGGAAGGAATTCCGGCAGCGCCAAGAGGAGTTCCACAAATTGAAGTAACTTTTGATATTGATGCAAACGGAATTGTACACGTCTCTGCGAAAGATTTAGGAACCGGAAAAGAAAATAAGGTAACTATTTCAGGTTCTACCAACTTATCAAAAGAAGAAATTGACAGAATGACAAAAGAAGCGGAAGCAAATGCGGCGGAAGATAAGAAGTTTGAAGAATTGGTTGCAGCGAGAAACCAAGCGGATATGTTAATCTCTTCCACGGAAAAATCTATGAAAGATCATGCAGATAAATTGGGAGAAGAAGATAAGAAAAACATTGAAGCAGCCATGGAAGATTTGAAGAAGGTGAAAGACGGAGACTCCAAAGAAGCAATTGATCAAGCAGTAGAAAAATTATCACAAGCAGCTCATAAATTTGCCGAAGAATTGTATAAAGATGCTCAAGCACAGGCTCAACAACAAGGAGCAGCGGGAAGTGCTTCCGGAAACAATAACGAAGATGTAGCAGAAGCGGAAGTTGTCGATTAA
- the grpE gene encoding nucleotide exchange factor GrpE gives MTDEAKKEEVLEEMKEEILDAEEVKEETAEKTLSPEEEIGKLKVEIEDWKQSYLRKQADFQNFTKRKEKEIEELRQYSSQKIVEKLLGSLDNLERAISAAKETNDFDGLVQGVEMILRNIQDVMKSEGVEEIEALGKEFDPMFHHAVMQEDSPEFQDNEVMLELQKGYKMKDKVIRPSMVKVCKKV, from the coding sequence ATGACGGATGAGGCAAAAAAGGAAGAAGTCCTGGAAGAGATGAAAGAAGAAATTTTGGATGCAGAAGAAGTGAAAGAAGAAACTGCAGAAAAAACTCTTTCTCCGGAGGAAGAAATTGGGAAACTGAAAGTGGAAATTGAAGATTGGAAGCAATCTTATTTACGTAAGCAAGCAGATTTCCAAAATTTTACCAAGAGAAAAGAAAAAGAAATTGAAGAATTGCGTCAATATTCTTCTCAAAAGATTGTAGAAAAATTATTGGGAAGTTTGGATAATTTGGAAAGAGCGATTTCGGCGGCGAAAGAAACGAACGATTTTGACGGCTTGGTACAAGGTGTGGAAATGATTTTACGAAATATCCAAGATGTCATGAAATCAGAGGGCGTAGAAGAAATTGAGGCTTTAGGAAAAGAATTTGACCCGATGTTTCATCATGCCGTGATGCAGGAGGACAGTCCTGAATTTCAGGATAATGAAGTAATGTTGGAATTGCAAAAAGGATACAAAATGAAAGATAAGGTCATTCGACCGTCTATGGTAAAGGTATGTAAAAAAGTATAG
- the hrcA gene encoding heat-inducible transcriptional repressor HrcA, which yields MGISDREKLVLNAIVNYYLTFGDTIGSRTLVKKYGIELSSATIRNVMADLEDMGFIGKTHTSSGRIPTDKGYRYYLNELLKVERLSQQERENIEGFYEERIGELDKLLETTSSLLSKLTSYAGIAVEPRIVDSEIHRIELIHIDEYFVMAVIIMKDRRVKTKKIHLLNPLSREEVSKIAKELNERIQYEHLTVKEIEEFILGGDMIQSSETSMEDLNRFFIDNVTSMFKERDVDSASEVLDFFSEKKDIRQMFERLIQKREEIGQGVQVIFGDELGIKELEDYSFVYSLYQLGGAKGIIGVIGPKRMAYSKTVGLLDCVTKEVNRAIDRIEKKEVKK from the coding sequence ATGGGTATTAGTGACAGAGAAAAATTGGTGTTAAATGCCATCGTGAACTATTATTTAACCTTTGGAGATACCATAGGTTCAAGAACTCTAGTCAAAAAATACGGAATTGAGCTTTCTTCTGCAACCATTCGAAATGTCATGGCGGATTTAGAAGACATGGGATTTATTGGAAAAACACATACTTCTTCCGGAAGAATCCCGACGGATAAGGGATATCGTTATTATCTGAATGAATTGTTAAAGGTGGAACGATTATCTCAACAGGAGCGGGAAAATATTGAGGGATTTTACGAAGAACGGATTGGAGAACTAGATAAATTGCTGGAAACCACTTCCAGTCTACTATCGAAATTAACGAGCTATGCAGGGATTGCAGTGGAACCTAGAATTGTAGATTCGGAAATTCATCGAATCGAATTGATTCATATTGATGAATACTTTGTCATGGCGGTCATTATTATGAAAGATCGACGAGTAAAGACGAAGAAAATTCATTTGTTAAACCCTCTTTCTCGAGAAGAAGTATCAAAAATTGCAAAAGAGTTGAATGAGAGAATTCAATACGAACATTTAACAGTAAAAGAAATTGAAGAATTTATCTTGGGAGGAGATATGATTCAATCTTCCGAGACTTCTATGGAAGATTTAAATCGTTTCTTTATTGATAATGTTACCAGTATGTTCAAGGAACGAGATGTTGACAGTGCCAGTGAAGTCTTGGATTTCTTCTCGGAGAAGAAAGATATTCGACAGATGTTTGAACGTTTGATTCAAAAGAGAGAGGAGATAGGACAGGGAGTTCAAGTGATTTTCGGAGATGAATTGGGAATTAAAGAACTCGAAGATTATAGTTTTGTGTATTCTTTGTACCAATTAGGAGGAGCAAAGGGAATTATTGGGGTCATCGGTCCCAAACGAATGGCATATTCCAAGACAGTAGGACTTTTGGATTGTGTTACCAAGGAAGTAAATCGAGCAATTGATAGAATAGAGAAAAAGGAAGTGAAGAAATGA
- a CDS encoding DUF3990 domain-containing protein yields MGKMTVYHGSYTSIEEPKILKGKNAKDFGVGFYCTLIREQAERWAKRYSTPTISVYTVRIKEGLNIKEFSEMTEEWLDFIVHCRQGNPHPYDIVIGAMANDQIYNFIADYVEGSITREQFWMMAKFKYPTHQINFCSANALECLEFIRAEEVEK; encoded by the coding sequence ATGGGAAAGATGACAGTATATCATGGAAGTTATACTTCTATAGAAGAGCCAAAAATCTTAAAGGGAAAAAATGCGAAAGATTTTGGGGTAGGTTTTTATTGCACTCTTATTCGAGAACAAGCGGAAAGGTGGGCAAAGAGATATTCTACTCCCACAATCTCCGTTTATACTGTTAGAATAAAAGAAGGGCTGAATATCAAGGAATTTTCTGAAATGACAGAGGAGTGGCTTGATTTTATTGTTCATTGTCGACAAGGGAACCCGCATCCTTATGATATTGTTATTGGTGCTATGGCGAATGACCAGATTTATAATTTTATAGCGGATTATGTGGAAGGAAGTATTACAAGAGAGCAGTTTTGGATGATGGCGAAGTTCAAATATCCTACGCATCAGATTAATTTTTGTTCCGCAAATGCATTGGAATGTTTAGAATTTATACGGGCTGAGGAGGTAGAGAAATGA
- a CDS encoding toxin-antitoxin system YwqK family antitoxin translates to MKMKQYIGIFFIMSFCLFGEIREVAPLSELSGNILGEKAQKTSEMEKNSSKLSEKKKNTPIMSEAPKHSKNISQKDSSQFVDISEQDNRNGVVYRQGEDTAFTGVFALFMGDWIQYMETYKNGKLDGESSWYSQNGTQILLEQYQAGKLHGSQLSYYENGNPKAEVMYDKGRITGVICFAKDGSILHKSIFNNGTGIWKLYWENGNLLETGKYTNFRKDGIWKKYNEDGSLESTLEYRNGKLLKETWG, encoded by the coding sequence ATGAAAATGAAACAATATATAGGAATATTTTTTATCATGAGCTTTTGTTTGTTTGGAGAAATTCGAGAGGTCGCTCCTCTGTCAGAATTATCTGGGAATATTCTAGGAGAGAAAGCTCAAAAAACTTCCGAAATGGAAAAAAATAGTTCCAAGCTTTCAGAGAAAAAGAAAAATACTCCGATCATGTCAGAAGCTCCGAAACATAGTAAAAATATTTCCCAAAAAGACAGTTCTCAGTTTGTGGATATTTCCGAGCAAGACAATCGAAATGGAGTGGTTTACCGCCAAGGAGAAGATACTGCATTCACAGGAGTATTTGCTCTTTTTATGGGAGATTGGATTCAATACATGGAGACATATAAAAATGGAAAATTAGATGGAGAAAGTTCTTGGTATTCTCAAAATGGGACACAAATTCTGTTGGAACAATATCAAGCTGGAAAATTGCATGGAAGTCAGCTATCTTATTATGAAAATGGAAATCCCAAGGCGGAAGTAATGTATGACAAAGGGAGAATTACAGGGGTCATATGTTTTGCAAAGGATGGAAGTATTCTTCACAAAAGCATTTTTAACAACGGAACAGGAATTTGGAAATTGTATTGGGAAAATGGGAATTTATTAGAAACGGGAAAATATACGAATTTTCGAAAAGACGGTATTTGGAAAAAATACAATGAAGATGGAAGTTTGGAAAGCACTCTGGAATATCGAAATGGAAAGCTCTTGAAAGAAACATGGGGATAG
- the guaB gene encoding IMP dehydrogenase — protein sequence MNGKILKEAITFDDVLLIPARSEVLPHEVSLKARLTRKITLNVPILSAAMDTVTESDLAIALARQGGIGFIHKNMSIEEQAAEVDRVKRSESGMITNPITLNQESTVMQAEEIMRRYKISGLPVIEEDGRLIGIITNRDIKYRKDMNQLVGDIMTKEKLITAPVGTTLDEAKEVLLANRIEKLPITDEEGYLKGLITIKDIDNIIQYPNACKDAKGTLRCGAAVGIGPDTLERVKALVESGVDIITVDSAHGHSKGVIEMVRQIRNAFPELDLIGGNIVTAEAAKDLIEAGVNAVKVGIGPGSICTTRVVAGVGVPQLTAVNDVYEYCKDKGIGVIADGGIKLSGDIVKALAAGADCVMLGGLLAGTKEAPGEEILLEGKKFKSYVGMGSIAAMKRGSKDRYFQAEMDSQKLVPEGIEGRIAYKGAVKDVVFQLCGGIRAGMGYCGTPTIESLQVEGRFMKITGAGLLESHPHDITITKEAPNYSK from the coding sequence ATGAATGGTAAAATTTTGAAAGAAGCAATTACTTTTGATGATGTGTTATTGATTCCGGCCCGTTCGGAAGTGCTACCTCATGAAGTAAGTTTAAAAGCAAGGTTGACTCGGAAAATTACCTTGAATGTGCCTATTTTAAGTGCTGCTATGGACACAGTAACAGAATCGGACTTGGCAATTGCTTTAGCAAGACAAGGAGGAATTGGATTTATTCACAAGAATATGTCGATTGAAGAGCAAGCGGCAGAAGTGGATCGAGTAAAGCGTTCTGAAAGTGGAATGATTACCAACCCGATTACTTTAAATCAAGAAAGCACTGTAATGCAAGCGGAAGAAATTATGAGAAGATACAAGATTTCCGGACTTCCTGTTATTGAAGAAGATGGAAGATTGATTGGAATTATTACCAATCGTGATATTAAATATCGAAAGGACATGAATCAATTGGTTGGAGACATCATGACCAAAGAAAAATTGATTACGGCTCCTGTGGGAACGACTTTGGATGAAGCAAAAGAAGTGTTATTAGCAAATCGAATTGAGAAATTGCCGATTACAGATGAAGAAGGATATTTGAAAGGTTTGATTACTATTAAAGATATTGATAATATTATTCAATATCCGAATGCTTGTAAGGATGCAAAGGGAACTTTACGATGTGGGGCGGCAGTAGGAATTGGACCGGATACCTTAGAAAGAGTAAAAGCCTTGGTAGAGTCAGGAGTGGATATTATTACAGTGGATTCTGCTCACGGACATTCCAAAGGAGTCATTGAAATGGTTCGTCAAATCCGAAATGCTTTTCCGGAGTTGGATTTGATTGGAGGAAATATTGTTACTGCAGAAGCTGCCAAAGATTTAATAGAAGCAGGAGTCAATGCTGTCAAAGTCGGGATCGGACCGGGTTCCATTTGTACAACTCGTGTGGTCGCAGGAGTTGGAGTTCCTCAATTGACAGCGGTAAACGATGTCTATGAATATTGCAAGGACAAAGGAATTGGAGTCATTGCCGATGGAGGAATTAAACTTTCTGGAGATATTGTAAAGGCTTTGGCAGCAGGAGCAGACTGTGTGATGTTGGGAGGACTTTTGGCAGGAACGAAAGAGGCTCCCGGAGAAGAAATTTTATTGGAAGGAAAGAAATTTAAGAGCTATGTGGGAATGGGCTCCATTGCTGCCATGAAGAGGGGATCGAAAGATCGATATTTCCAAGCGGAAATGGATAGTCAAAAATTGGTTCCGGAAGGAATTGAAGGAAGAATTGCTTATAAAGGAGCGGTAAAAGATGTGGTATTTCAACTTTGTGGAGGAATTCGAGCAGGAATGGGATATTGTGGAACTCCTACCATCGAAAGTTTACAAGTAGAGGGAAGATTTATGAAAATTACAGGAGCAGGATTATTAGAAAGTCATCCACATGATATTACCATTACCAAGGAAGCTCCAAACTATTCAAAATAG
- a CDS encoding mechanosensitive ion channel domain-containing protein, whose translation MNQIFLELTKMLTDLLPYLLLKGVALLALIIIFPKIVKYFIHFLNKIMVKRGFEELLISFVESLVSTLGYIILFFSAVGILGVKATSLMAVLGTAGLAVGLALQGSLANLAGGVLILFFKQFTKGDYIATAAGQEGTVQSIRILYTTLVTVNNQVVIIPNSQLANGYIINYSTNPERRLDLTYSASYDDKVDEVIAVLQEIAESHPKVLKDKPISIRLKKQNASSLDYMFRVWTLQEDYWDTMFDFNEIVRKEFYKRGIQIPYNKLDIYTK comes from the coding sequence ATGAACCAAATTTTTTTAGAACTAACGAAGATGTTGACAGATCTTTTACCTTATTTGCTTTTAAAAGGAGTTGCTCTGTTAGCTTTGATTATTATTTTTCCAAAAATAGTAAAATATTTTATTCATTTCTTGAACAAAATTATGGTGAAGCGAGGATTTGAAGAATTACTAATCAGTTTTGTAGAATCTTTGGTCTCCACTTTAGGCTATATTATCTTATTCTTTAGTGCGGTAGGAATTTTAGGAGTGAAAGCAACCTCTTTGATGGCGGTCCTAGGAACTGCTGGATTGGCAGTCGGTTTGGCTTTGCAGGGAAGTTTGGCCAATTTGGCAGGAGGAGTCCTGATTTTGTTCTTCAAGCAGTTTACGAAAGGAGACTATATTGCAACTGCTGCCGGGCAAGAAGGGACGGTACAATCCATTCGTATTTTATATACAACCTTAGTCACGGTAAATAATCAAGTAGTGATTATTCCTAACAGTCAATTGGCGAATGGCTATATTATCAACTATTCTACCAATCCGGAAAGAAGATTGGATTTGACCTATTCGGCTTCTTATGATGATAAGGTCGACGAAGTTATTGCTGTATTGCAAGAAATTGCGGAATCCCATCCAAAGGTGCTGAAAGATAAACCGATTAGCATTCGATTGAAAAAGCAAAATGCAAGTTCTCTTGACTATATGTTTCGAGTATGGACCTTACAGGAGGATTATTGGGATACAATGTTTGATTTTAATGAAATAGTTCGAAAAGAATTCTACAAACGAGGAATTCAAATACCATATAATAAATTAGATATTTATACTAAATAA
- a CDS encoding cold shock domain-containing protein yields the protein MLKGTVKWFNNEKGFGFITGEDMVDYFVHFSGIAGEGFKSLEEGEAVTFEVSEGKKGPMATEVTKVK from the coding sequence ATGCTAAAAGGTACAGTGAAATGGTTTAATAACGAAAAAGGATTTGGATTTATTACCGGAGAAGATATGGTGGATTATTTTGTACATTTTTCAGGAATCGCTGGAGAAGGATTCAAAAGTTTAGAAGAAGGGGAAGCTGTTACCTTTGAAGTCAGTGAAGGAAAAAAAGGTCCTATGGCAACGGAAGTTACCAAAGTAAAATAA
- a CDS encoding GDSL-type esterase/lipase family protein, which translates to MKKRIVHLGDSIVAWNQNSPYQIFAIPGHTSLDMYWTLQNYPDLSGELVIFSLGVNDIVYHYPKEKSFETIQILLQILKKRFHHILITSLLPTDSIVENASIQEYNLFLKKQGFPFLDMYSHFLDEKKERIAPQYTTDGTHLSHTGYARFNFWINKYVTNLFPLRYEPLT; encoded by the coding sequence ATGAAAAAAAGAATTGTTCACTTAGGAGATAGCATTGTTGCTTGGAATCAAAATAGTCCTTATCAAATATTTGCCATTCCTGGGCACACCAGCTTAGACATGTATTGGACTCTCCAAAACTATCCGGACCTTTCCGGGGAGCTTGTCATTTTTTCCTTAGGAGTCAATGATATTGTGTATCATTACCCGAAAGAGAAAAGTTTTGAAACCATACAAATTCTGCTCCAAATTTTAAAAAAACGTTTTCATCACATTTTGATCACTTCTTTGCTTCCCACGGACTCGATTGTTGAAAACGCCTCCATTCAAGAGTATAATCTCTTCCTAAAAAAACAAGGCTTTCCTTTTTTAGATATGTATTCCCACTTTTTGGATGAAAAAAAAGAAAGAATTGCTCCACAATATACCACGGATGGAACGCATCTTTCTCATACCGGCTATGCCAGATTTAATTTTTGGATAAATAAGTATGTAACCAATCTTTTCCCTCTACGATACGAGCCACTAACATAG